GCGGAGGAGAAAAAGCCCGCGTATCCCTGGCCAAGCTAATGCTGCGCGAAGCCAACGTATTAATTCTCGATGAGCCTACCAACCATCTGGATCTATTTAGCAAGGAAGTGCTGGAAGCGGCTTTGATGGACTATGACGGTACGCTCTTGTTCATCTCCCATGACCGTTATTTCCTTAACAAAATGGCTGAACGTGTCATTGAGCTTCATCCTGAAGGAATAGAACATTTCCTGGGGAATTATGATGACTATGTAGCCAAGAAACAAGAGTTGGAGGAAATCGCACAGGAAGCGCTCGAGGCAAATCAGAGCAATCGTAGCAAGGCCCCATCTGCCTCTGCGTCCGTAGCAGACGAGACCACTCCAAAATCACGCGCGGCCACCTATGCGGCAGACAAACAAGCCAAAAGCGAGGAACGTAGTCGTCAACGCAAGCTGGAGGCATTGGAAAACAAGATTAAAACGCTGGAAGAACAAATTGTAGGCTTGGAGGAACAAATGACCATGCCTGAAATTTATCAGGATTACACAGCACTTCAGGATATTCAGGCACAACTCGACACCCATAAACAGGAATTGACTGAAACCTATGCATCCTGGGAGGAACTGCTTGAGGCATAAAGCTGCTGCATAAAATCTTAGCCATAAAAATTTCACATTTCCCTCTTCTATTTTTTGTACACAAGAATATCCACAACTTTTGTGTATGGACGATATTGAAAAATGGCCTTTTAGGCCATTTTTTTATTGATAAAACGCCACCTTCAAATGAAAACCAAATTTATCCACTACTTTATCCACATTATCCACAGATTTCACAATCAATATAGCTATGAAATATCCCCCATCCTACTATCACCTAAAAGTCTTAGCCTGCTTGCTTCGAGCCTGTTTATCCACATTTTGAACGGTATATGTGGATAACTTTGTTCACAACTTGACAAATCACATCATTATTCGGGCAGTATAAAATTTTCATGTTTTTTTGGTGGAACATGAAAAATCGTGAACAATTGTGACGAATCATGCGAGGAAATAAGATGCTGGCAATCATTCGCTCAAACTCCTGTATTTTATCCTCTTGAAATTCTATTTATATATATGTATAGCGCGGAATAAAAAAAGACACGACCCTGAATGTGTCGTGTCCTTCCTATTCGCTCAATTAAGTTTGAACAGACCACTCTTCCAGAGACAGCCCTGGATCAGCTTTCATGTCCAATGAGGTGAATTCTCCGCGCTTCCACTTGGCGTATGCCGCGGCACCGATCATCGCTGCGTTATCTGTACAGTATTTCATGGAGGGTACAAGCAGTTCGATGCCTTCACGCTCACAGCGTTCCCGCAATGCTGTACGTAGTCCACGATTAGCAGCAACACCGCCGCAAAGCAGCAGCTGCTTCGCACCGTATTCACGCATAGCACGAATCGCTTTTTCCACCAGCACCTCTACGACCGACTCTTGAAATCCTCTTGCAATCGCTCCCGCATGAACGGTTTCTCCGCGCATTTTCGTCTGGTTAATTACATTCAGCACCGCCGATTTCAAGCCGCTAAAGCTAAAATCATAAGAATCCGGCTCCAGCCATGCACGCGGCAAAGTAACCACTTCCTCCGATTCATGGGCTACACGATCCACATGCGGACCGCCGGGATATGGAAATCCGATGGCTCGCGCTACTTTGTCGTAGGCTTCTCCAACCGCATCATCCCTTGTACGACCAATAAGTTGAAAATGACCTTCGGACTCCATCAGCACCAGCTCGGTATGCCCTCCTGACACCACGAGAGCAATGCATGGATATACAATATCATGCTCCAACTGATTTGCATAAATATGTCCCGCAATATGATGCGTTCCGATTAACGGTTTGCCGAACGCCATAGCAGCGCTCTTGGCGGCGACTATACCAACCAGCAATGCGCCAACCAGTCCTGGTCCTTGCGTCACGGCAACCGCTGAAATC
This window of the Paenibacillus polymyxa genome carries:
- the tsaD gene encoding tRNA (adenosine(37)-N6)-threonylcarbamoyltransferase complex transferase subunit TsaD, whose product is MTQAEKAGTGSASSEPCYILAVETSCDETAVSVVKNGTEVLSNLISSQIETHKAFGGVVPEVASRKHVESITYMLDEAMQTSGISPREISAVAVTQGPGLVGALLVGIVAAKSAAMAFGKPLIGTHHIAGHIYANQLEHDIVYPCIALVVSGGHTELVLMESEGHFQLIGRTRDDAVGEAYDKVARAIGFPYPGGPHVDRVAHESEEVVTLPRAWLEPDSYDFSFSGLKSAVLNVINQTKMRGETVHAGAIARGFQESVVEVLVEKAIRAMREYGAKQLLLCGGVAANRGLRTALRERCEREGIELLVPSMKYCTDNAAMIGAAAYAKWKRGEFTSLDMKADPGLSLEEWSVQT